One window from the genome of Manis pentadactyla isolate mManPen7 chromosome 15, mManPen7.hap1, whole genome shotgun sequence encodes:
- the VPS4A gene encoding vacuolar protein sorting-associated protein 4A isoform X1 codes for MTTSTLQKAIDLVTKATEEDKAKNYEEALRLYQHAVEYFLHAIKYEAHSDKAKESIRAKCMQYLDRAEKLKDYLRSKEKHSKKPVRESQSESKGSDSDSEGDNPEKKKLQEQLMGAVVIEKPNIRWNDVAGLEGAKEALKEAVILPIKFPHLFTGKRTPWRGILLFGPPGTGKSYLAKAVATEASNSTFFSVSSSDLMSKWLGESEKLVKNLFELARQHKPSIIFIDEVDSLCGSRNENESEAARRIKTEFLVQMQGVGNNNDGTLVLGATNIPWVLDSAIRRRFEKRIYIPLPEEAARAQMFRLHLGSTPHNLTDANIHELARKTEGYSGADISVIVRDSLMQPVRKVQSATHFKKVCGPSRTNPSIMIDDLLTPCSPGDPGAMEMTWMDVPSDKLLEPVVCMSDMLRSLATTRPTVNAEDLLKVKKFTEDFGQES; via the exons ATGACAACGTCAACCCTCCAG AAAGCCATCGATCTGGTGACAAAAGCCACAGAAGAGGATAAAGCCAAGAATTACGAGGAGGCGCTCCGGCTCTATCAGCATGCTGTGGAGTATTTCCTACACGCTATCAAAT ATGAGGCACACAGCGACAAGGCCAAGGAGAGCATCCGAGCCAAGTGCATGCAGTACCTAGACCGGGCCGAGAAGCTGAAGGATTATTTACGAAGCAAAGAGAAGCACAGCAAGAAGCCAGTCAGAGAGTCTCAGAGTGAAAGCAAGGG CAGTGACAGTGACAGCGAAGGGGATAACCCGGAGAAAAAGAAATTGCAAGAGCAGCTGATGG GTGCTGTTGTGATAGAGAAGCCCAACATTCGGTGGAATGATGTGGCGGGGCTGGAGGGGGCCAAGGAGGCCCTCAAAGAAGCTGTCATTTTGCCAATTAAATTCCCACACTTGTTCACAG GCAAGCGCACCCCTTGGCGAGGGATACTGCTTTTCGGACCCCCCGGCACAGGGAAGTCCTACCTGGCCAAAGCGGTGGCGACAGAGGCCAGCAACTCCACCTTCTTCTCTGTGTCATCCTCAGACTTGATGTCTAAGTGGTTGGGAGAGAGTGAGAA ACTGGTCAAGAACCTGTTCGAGCTGGCTCGGCAGCACAAGCCCTCCATCATCTTCATTGACGAGGTGGATTCCCTCTGTGGATCCCGCAATGAAAACGAGAGTGAGGCTGCTCGGAGGATCAAAACGGAGTTCTTGGTCCAGATGCAGG GGGTGGGGAACAACAACGATGGGACTCTGGTCCTCGGCGCCACAAACATCCCGTGGGTGTTGGACTCGGCCATTAGGAGGAG GTTTGAAAAGCGCATTTACATCCCATTGCCAGAGGAGGCTGCCCGTGCCCAGATGTTCCGATTGCATCTGGGAAGCACTCCCCACAACCTCACAGATGCCAACATCCACGAGCTGGCCCGGAAGACAGAAGGCTACTCAGGAGCAGACATCAGCGTTATCGTGCGGGATTCCCTCATGCAGCCCGTTAGAAAAGTACAGTCAGCGACACACTTCAAAAAG GTCTGTGGCCCTTCCCGCACCAACCCTAGCATTATGATCGATGACCTCCTGACCCCGTGCTCACCAGGGGACCCAGGAGCCATGGAAATGACTTGGATGGATGTCCCGAGTGACAAACTCTTAGAGCCTGTGGTTTGCATG TCGGACATGCTCCGGTCTTTGGCCACCACTCGGCCCACTGTGAATGCAGAGGACCTCCTGAAAGTGAAGAAATTCACAGAGGACTTTGGACAGGAGAGTTAA
- the VPS4A gene encoding vacuolar protein sorting-associated protein 4A isoform X2, with translation MQYLDRAEKLKDYLRSKEKHSKKPVRESQSESKGSDSDSEGDNPEKKKLQEQLMGAVVIEKPNIRWNDVAGLEGAKEALKEAVILPIKFPHLFTGKRTPWRGILLFGPPGTGKSYLAKAVATEASNSTFFSVSSSDLMSKWLGESEKLVKNLFELARQHKPSIIFIDEVDSLCGSRNENESEAARRIKTEFLVQMQGVGNNNDGTLVLGATNIPWVLDSAIRRRFEKRIYIPLPEEAARAQMFRLHLGSTPHNLTDANIHELARKTEGYSGADISVIVRDSLMQPVRKVQSATHFKKVCGPSRTNPSIMIDDLLTPCSPGDPGAMEMTWMDVPSDKLLEPVVCMSDMLRSLATTRPTVNAEDLLKVKKFTEDFGQES, from the exons ATGCAGTACCTAGACCGGGCCGAGAAGCTGAAGGATTATTTACGAAGCAAAGAGAAGCACAGCAAGAAGCCAGTCAGAGAGTCTCAGAGTGAAAGCAAGGG CAGTGACAGTGACAGCGAAGGGGATAACCCGGAGAAAAAGAAATTGCAAGAGCAGCTGATGG GTGCTGTTGTGATAGAGAAGCCCAACATTCGGTGGAATGATGTGGCGGGGCTGGAGGGGGCCAAGGAGGCCCTCAAAGAAGCTGTCATTTTGCCAATTAAATTCCCACACTTGTTCACAG GCAAGCGCACCCCTTGGCGAGGGATACTGCTTTTCGGACCCCCCGGCACAGGGAAGTCCTACCTGGCCAAAGCGGTGGCGACAGAGGCCAGCAACTCCACCTTCTTCTCTGTGTCATCCTCAGACTTGATGTCTAAGTGGTTGGGAGAGAGTGAGAA ACTGGTCAAGAACCTGTTCGAGCTGGCTCGGCAGCACAAGCCCTCCATCATCTTCATTGACGAGGTGGATTCCCTCTGTGGATCCCGCAATGAAAACGAGAGTGAGGCTGCTCGGAGGATCAAAACGGAGTTCTTGGTCCAGATGCAGG GGGTGGGGAACAACAACGATGGGACTCTGGTCCTCGGCGCCACAAACATCCCGTGGGTGTTGGACTCGGCCATTAGGAGGAG GTTTGAAAAGCGCATTTACATCCCATTGCCAGAGGAGGCTGCCCGTGCCCAGATGTTCCGATTGCATCTGGGAAGCACTCCCCACAACCTCACAGATGCCAACATCCACGAGCTGGCCCGGAAGACAGAAGGCTACTCAGGAGCAGACATCAGCGTTATCGTGCGGGATTCCCTCATGCAGCCCGTTAGAAAAGTACAGTCAGCGACACACTTCAAAAAG GTCTGTGGCCCTTCCCGCACCAACCCTAGCATTATGATCGATGACCTCCTGACCCCGTGCTCACCAGGGGACCCAGGAGCCATGGAAATGACTTGGATGGATGTCCCGAGTGACAAACTCTTAGAGCCTGTGGTTTGCATG TCGGACATGCTCCGGTCTTTGGCCACCACTCGGCCCACTGTGAATGCAGAGGACCTCCTGAAAGTGAAGAAATTCACAGAGGACTTTGGACAGGAGAGTTAA